A window of Sulfurimonas gotlandica GD1 contains these coding sequences:
- a CDS encoding AAA family ATPase — MKASRLISTLTALVEQKVPAFLWGAPGIGKSSIVKQIAQSNGVGFIDLRLALMDPTDLKGIPFYDKESHTALWAPPAFLPKSGEGILFLDELNTAAPSVQASAYQLILDRRVGEYELPDGWAIVAAGNRESDRGVTYRMPSPLANRFVHFEMEVNVDDWKYWAYKKGIDDRIISYISYINEHLFTFDAKSDVKSFATPRSWEYVDSILKSNISKELLLDAISGAISREVAVGFLSFTKVMNRLPDIQAILASGEGEYSEEVDVLYALSIALVSAYLKEPNDEMLDNILKYTLELKSEFAVMCVQDLQRNGVKMEHSDVFKEWVKKFAYLLA, encoded by the coding sequence ATGAAAGCTTCTAGATTAATAAGTACACTAACCGCATTAGTAGAGCAAAAAGTTCCAGCTTTTTTATGGGGCGCTCCTGGCATCGGTAAATCATCAATTGTTAAGCAAATTGCTCAGAGTAACGGCGTTGGTTTTATTGATTTAAGACTTGCTCTTATGGATCCAACTGATTTAAAAGGCATACCTTTTTATGATAAAGAGTCACACACTGCACTTTGGGCACCACCTGCTTTTTTACCTAAAAGCGGTGAAGGAATTCTATTTTTAGATGAGTTAAACACTGCTGCCCCAAGTGTTCAAGCATCTGCATATCAGTTGATTTTGGACAGAAGAGTAGGTGAGTATGAACTCCCAGATGGCTGGGCAATAGTGGCTGCCGGAAATCGTGAGAGTGATAGAGGTGTTACATATAGAATGCCTTCTCCTCTTGCTAATAGATTTGTTCACTTTGAGATGGAAGTTAATGTTGATGACTGGAAATATTGGGCTTATAAAAAAGGGATAGATGATAGAATAATCTCTTACATCTCTTATATAAATGAACATCTCTTTACCTTTGATGCAAAGAGTGATGTAAAAAGCTTTGCTACTCCTAGAAGTTGGGAATATGTAGATAGCATCTTAAAAAGCAATATTTCTAAAGAGTTACTCCTTGATGCTATAAGCGGTGCAATTTCTAGAGAAGTGGCTGTTGGCTTTTTGAGTTTTACTAAGGTTATGAACAGGCTTCCTGATATTCAGGCTATCTTGGCATCTGGAGAAGGTGAGTATAGCGAAGAAGTTGATGTGCTTTACGCACTAAGTATAGCTCTCGTTAGTGCTTATCTAAAAGAGCCAAATGATGAGATGCTGGATAACATACTAAAATATACTCTAGAGTTAAAAAGTGAATTCGCTGTTATGTGTGTACAAGACCTGCAAAGAAATGGCGTAAAGATGGAACACTCTGATGTTTTTAAAGAGTGGGTAAAGAAGTTTGCTTATCTTTTGGCGTAG
- a CDS encoding vWA domain-containing protein: protein MQLQQKISRAKAKLLVEYPLFGTIASKLQLIKNDDIQAFKSNGTTLEYSSDFFNEITINEMEFVFANGAMHASLAHESRKNGRSGWLWQLSTDYAVNDMLVENGMERPYQAHYSKRFHGLYAEEIYAELKDDILRDELEYESDDVDDVQKDKNDSQDNQQESEKVQQDDLVSEELFEEFAKAVLEAEEKRGELPRSLERFFKIEQNAKIDWRDELRVALERFHKDDYTQMPPNKKFLHLGFYLPSSVSQRFKLVVAVDSSGSVDDELLGEFLSELNFLMNTIPSYEINLIVCDDKIRSHRVFYSGDILEASVEGGGATDFRPVFELIKNELEDTKLLLYFSDLDGTFPKNAPSYDVKWIAPKDLETPFGEVIVLDD from the coding sequence ATGCAACTTCAGCAAAAAATCTCCCGTGCAAAAGCAAAACTACTAGTTGAGTATCCACTATTTGGAACTATCGCTTCAAAACTTCAACTCATAAAAAATGACGATATCCAAGCTTTTAAAAGTAACGGTACGACACTTGAGTACAGCAGTGACTTTTTTAACGAGATAACTATAAATGAGATGGAGTTTGTCTTCGCCAATGGTGCGATGCATGCATCTCTAGCTCATGAGTCACGTAAAAATGGACGAAGCGGTTGGTTGTGGCAACTCTCAACAGACTATGCCGTAAATGATATGCTTGTAGAAAATGGGATGGAAAGACCATATCAGGCACATTACTCTAAAAGATTTCATGGGCTTTATGCAGAAGAGATATATGCTGAGCTAAAAGATGATATTTTACGTGATGAGTTAGAGTATGAATCGGATGATGTAGATGATGTTCAAAAAGATAAAAATGATTCACAGGACAATCAACAAGAGAGTGAAAAAGTTCAGCAAGATGATTTGGTTTCAGAGGAACTCTTTGAAGAGTTTGCAAAAGCAGTTTTAGAAGCTGAGGAAAAAAGGGGTGAGCTTCCGAGAAGTCTGGAGAGATTTTTTAAAATTGAGCAAAATGCAAAGATTGATTGGCGTGACGAACTTAGAGTGGCTTTAGAAAGATTTCATAAAGATGATTATACTCAGATGCCGCCAAACAAAAAGTTTTTGCATCTGGGATTTTACCTGCCATCTAGTGTCTCTCAAAGATTTAAGTTAGTAGTTGCAGTTGATAGTTCAGGCTCTGTAGATGATGAGCTTCTCGGTGAGTTTTTGAGTGAGTTAAACTTTCTTATGAATACCATACCTTCATATGAAATAAACTTAATTGTTTGTGATGACAAGATACGTTCACACAGAGTTTTTTATAGTGGAGATATTTTAGAAGCTAGTGTCGAAGGTGGTGGTGCTACTGACTTTAGGCCCGTTTTTGAACTTATAAAAAATGAGTTAGAAGACACAAAATTGCTTTTGTACTTTAGCGATTTGGATGGTACTTTCCCAAAAAATGCACCATCGTATGATGTAAAATGGATAGCTCCAAAAGATTTAGAGACTCCTTTTGGAGAAGTTATAGTTTTGGATGATTAA
- a CDS encoding GGDEF domain-containing response regulator → MKRILIVEDNKTLAKILAKKIELSLKYEVDVAYKLSEAKLFLKKYEYFITLLDINLPDAPNGEIVDYVLSKGNHAIVLSANIDKEFRKKMLQKNIIDYVNKGGVDDINYIIQTIQRLEKNQKHKVLVVDDSMVFRKMMKEMLENLFYNVITVAHGEEAVGMLTAHSDISLVITDYNMPVMNGLELTNEIRKDYKKSELCIIAISSNNDEEVNALFLKHGANDYIKKPFSKEEFSCRINNSIEALENIQFITNHANRDFLTGLYNRRYFFQNMQEYIEDTKESGEQFAVSMIDIDNFKHINDTYGHDIGDKVITSISEILRTNTSYRDIVARFGGEEFCVVLKNINKYSASDILERLRQEVEKFNFTIDANKSIKFTISIGVSIHDDDDTLEETINQADMMLHGAKQNGKNRIEFS, encoded by the coding sequence ATGAAAAGAATATTAATCGTCGAAGACAATAAGACACTCGCAAAAATTTTGGCTAAAAAAATAGAACTATCTTTAAAATATGAAGTAGATGTAGCTTACAAACTTTCAGAAGCAAAACTATTTTTAAAAAAGTATGAATATTTCATAACCTTACTCGATATCAATCTTCCAGATGCTCCAAATGGAGAGATTGTTGACTATGTGCTAAGCAAAGGCAATCATGCCATTGTATTAAGTGCAAACATCGACAAAGAGTTTAGAAAGAAGATGCTTCAAAAAAATATTATTGACTATGTAAACAAAGGTGGTGTTGATGATATTAACTACATTATTCAAACTATTCAAAGACTAGAAAAAAACCAAAAACATAAAGTTCTAGTTGTTGATGACTCCATGGTGTTTAGAAAAATGATGAAAGAGATGCTAGAGAATCTTTTTTACAATGTTATAACGGTTGCCCATGGTGAAGAAGCAGTTGGTATGCTGACAGCTCATTCTGATATATCTTTGGTTATAACCGATTACAATATGCCCGTTATGAATGGACTAGAACTTACCAATGAGATTCGAAAAGATTATAAAAAATCTGAATTATGTATCATCGCAATATCCTCAAACAACGATGAAGAGGTAAATGCTCTGTTTTTAAAACATGGTGCAAATGACTACATCAAAAAACCTTTTTCAAAAGAAGAGTTTTCTTGTCGTATAAATAACTCAATTGAAGCACTAGAAAATATCCAATTTATTACAAACCATGCAAATAGAGATTTTTTAACAGGTCTCTATAACCGTCGCTACTTTTTCCAAAACATGCAAGAGTATATTGAAGATACAAAAGAAAGTGGTGAACAATTTGCTGTTTCAATGATAGATATTGACAACTTTAAACATATAAATGACACTTACGGTCATGATATTGGAGATAAAGTTATAACAAGCATCTCTGAGATACTCAGAACAAACACTAGCTACAGAGATATAGTCGCAAGATTTGGCGGTGAAGAATTCTGTGTAGTGCTTAAAAATATCAATAAATATAGCGCGTCAGATATACTTGAAAGACTTAGACAAGAAGTTGAAAAATTCAACTTTACGATAGATGCTAATAAAAGCATCAAGTTTACTATATCAATCGGTGTATCTATTCATGACGATGATGATACTCTTGAAGAAACAATCAACCAAGCCGATATGATGCTTCATGGTGCAAAACAAAATGGTAAAAATAGGATTGAGTTTAGTTAA
- a CDS encoding ATP-dependent DNA helicase yields MNYLEEITQKLLTKQNIFLTGGAGVGKTTITRQVIEYFESEAKKVAKLASTGMAATLIDGQTLHSFLDLGIASDIKELEISGRLEIKKKIKNLISSMHLIVIDEISMVSDTLLEMIQLRLEQAEFCGTVLVVGDFLQLPPVVRGSAEVKFAFESAAWAEFNFYKIELTHIYRTDDKKFIELLGSVRDGFIDEDVHNHLNEYIKPLPEDLSEFTFLFGKNHSASLHNKRQLAYIDSEVFVKEAQIIKHAKSVADAEIERFMNDSRIDKELELKIGAPVLFTRNSWNYFNGERGVVENVDTSFVYVRKSDAKVVKLEAVAQSKAKWSEKSINGKKEMVEEAQLSVYQFPIKLAFAITIHKSQGMSIEDLIIETNEIFAPSQFYVALSRSSNPKRLNLIAPACQWHQIVFVNNKALGFVKDS; encoded by the coding sequence ATGAATTATCTAGAAGAAATCACACAAAAATTGCTAACTAAACAAAATATTTTTTTAACAGGTGGAGCAGGTGTCGGAAAAACAACAATAACAAGACAGGTTATAGAGTATTTTGAGAGTGAAGCCAAAAAAGTGGCAAAGCTTGCATCTACAGGTATGGCAGCCACACTTATAGATGGACAAACTCTACACAGCTTTTTAGACCTTGGCATCGCATCTGACATAAAAGAGTTAGAGATAAGCGGTAGATTAGAGATAAAAAAGAAGATAAAGAACCTTATATCGAGTATGCACTTAATAGTCATAGATGAGATTTCTATGGTTAGCGATACACTTTTAGAAATGATACAACTTAGACTTGAACAAGCTGAATTTTGCGGTACAGTTCTTGTTGTAGGAGATTTTTTACAGCTTCCACCTGTTGTAAGAGGAAGTGCAGAGGTTAAATTCGCCTTTGAATCAGCTGCGTGGGCTGAGTTTAATTTCTATAAGATAGAGCTTACACATATATATAGAACAGACGATAAAAAGTTTATAGAACTTTTGGGAAGCGTAAGAGATGGTTTTATAGATGAAGACGTTCATAATCATTTGAACGAATATATAAAACCACTTCCAGAGGATTTGAGTGAGTTTACTTTTCTTTTTGGTAAAAATCACTCAGCATCTCTTCACAATAAAAGACAGTTAGCTTACATAGATAGTGAAGTCTTTGTAAAAGAAGCGCAAATAATAAAACACGCTAAAAGTGTAGCAGATGCAGAGATTGAGCGTTTTATGAATGATTCTCGTATAGATAAAGAACTTGAACTAAAAATTGGAGCACCGGTTCTTTTTACTAGAAATTCTTGGAACTATTTTAATGGGGAACGTGGAGTTGTTGAAAATGTTGATACAAGTTTTGTTTATGTGCGTAAGTCAGATGCCAAAGTGGTAAAACTCGAAGCAGTTGCACAGAGTAAAGCTAAATGGAGTGAAAAAAGTATAAATGGAAAAAAAGAGATGGTAGAAGAGGCTCAATTGAGTGTTTATCAGTTTCCTATAAAATTAGCTTTTGCGATAACTATTCATAAATCACAGGGAATGTCTATTGAAGATTTGATTATAGAGACAAACGAGATATTTGCACCGTCTCAGTTTTATGTAGCACTTTCAAGAAGTTCAAATCCTAAAAGACTGAATCTTATAGCACCTGCTTGTCAGTGGCACCAAATTGTTTTTGTAAATAATAAAGCTTTGGGATTTGTAAAAGATTCTTAG
- a CDS encoding peroxiredoxin — translation MLVTNPAPDFTATTVLADGSIDENFKLSENFGEKGTVLFFYPLDFTFVCPSEIIAFSHRIEDFKSRGVNVIGVSVDSQFSHFAWRETPVNNGGIGRIKYPLVADLTKQISKDYDVLFGEAVALRGSFLIDGKGIVRHAVINDLPLGRNIDEMIRMVDAMQFTDEHGEVCAAGWQKGDEGMKASTEGVAEYLAKHEDDL, via the coding sequence ATGTTAGTAACAAACCCAGCTCCAGATTTTACAGCAACTACAGTTTTAGCAGATGGCTCAATCGATGAGAACTTCAAATTATCAGAAAACTTTGGTGAGAAAGGTACTGTTCTTTTCTTCTATCCATTAGACTTTACATTTGTATGTCCATCGGAAATAATCGCTTTCTCTCATAGAATCGAAGATTTCAAAAGCCGTGGTGTAAATGTTATCGGTGTATCTGTTGATAGCCAATTTTCACACTTTGCTTGGAGAGAAACTCCAGTTAACAATGGTGGTATCGGTAGAATTAAATATCCTCTAGTAGCTGACCTTACAAAACAAATCTCTAAAGATTACGATGTACTTTTCGGTGAAGCAGTAGCACTTCGTGGTTCATTCCTAATTGATGGTAAAGGTATTGTACGTCACGCAGTAATCAATGACTTACCACTTGGTCGTAACATTGATGAGATGATTCGTATGGTAGATGCAATGCAATTTACTGATGAGCATGGTGAAGTATGTGCTGCTGGTTGGCAAAAAGGTGACGAAGGGATGAAAGCATCTACTGAAGGTGTTGCTGAGTATCTTGCTAAGCACGAAGACGATCTATAA
- the metK gene encoding methionine adenosyltransferase produces the protein MTKEYIFTSESVTEGHPDKMADQISDAILDYIIEHDPNARVACETLVSNGFCVIAGELKTTAYAPMQEIARKVIQEIGYTDATYGFDYRAAAVLNGIGEQSPDINQGVDQEDGEIGAGDQGLMFGYACRETDVLMPLPIYLAHRLTQRLALVRKEGIVPYLRPDGKAQISVKYVGDKPVSIETVVISTQHAPDVSQEQIRQDMISEVIKHVIPADMINENTIFHINPTGKFVIGGPQGDAGLTGRKIIVDTYGGSCPHGGGAFSGKDPTKVDRSAAYAARWVAKNLVAAGACDRVTIQVAYAIGVVQPVSILVDTHSTGKVDEEKIEKCVKELFDLSPKGIIKSLDLLKPIYRKTATYGHFGREEEGFTWEQTNRVDEIKQYLDI, from the coding sequence ATGACGAAAGAGTATATATTTACTTCAGAGTCTGTAACAGAAGGGCACCCTGATAAGATGGCAGATCAAATCAGTGATGCAATTCTGGATTATATTATTGAGCATGATCCTAATGCACGCGTAGCGTGTGAGACATTAGTATCAAATGGTTTTTGTGTAATTGCAGGCGAACTGAAAACAACGGCTTATGCCCCGATGCAAGAGATAGCTAGAAAAGTTATCCAAGAGATTGGTTACACAGATGCAACTTATGGTTTTGATTACCGTGCTGCAGCTGTTTTAAATGGAATAGGTGAGCAATCTCCGGACATCAACCAAGGTGTTGATCAAGAGGATGGTGAAATAGGTGCAGGTGACCAAGGTTTAATGTTTGGATATGCTTGTCGTGAGACGGATGTTCTAATGCCTCTTCCTATTTATTTAGCACATAGATTAACGCAGCGATTAGCTCTGGTGCGCAAAGAAGGAATTGTTCCTTATCTTCGTCCAGATGGAAAAGCACAAATCAGTGTTAAATATGTTGGAGATAAACCTGTTTCTATTGAAACAGTAGTAATTTCAACTCAACATGCTCCAGATGTTTCTCAAGAGCAAATTCGCCAAGATATGATTAGTGAAGTCATTAAACACGTTATTCCAGCAGATATGATAAATGAAAACACTATTTTTCATATCAATCCAACTGGAAAATTTGTAATAGGTGGCCCTCAGGGTGATGCAGGTCTAACCGGTAGAAAGATTATAGTAGATACATATGGCGGCAGTTGTCCTCATGGCGGCGGTGCTTTTAGTGGAAAGGATCCTACTAAAGTTGATAGAAGTGCTGCTTATGCTGCTAGATGGGTTGCAAAAAATCTGGTTGCTGCAGGGGCTTGTGACAGAGTTACTATCCAAGTTGCGTACGCCATAGGTGTAGTTCAGCCTGTCTCTATATTGGTAGATACACATTCAACTGGCAAGGTAGATGAAGAGAAGATTGAGAAGTGTGTAAAAGAGCTTTTTGATCTTTCTCCAAAGGGAATTATTAAATCACTTGACCTTTTAAAACCAATATATAGAAAAACAGCTACATATGGACACTTTGGAAGAGAAGAAGAGGGCTTCACGTGGGAGCAAACGAACAGAGTAGATGAGATTAAACAGTATTTGGATATTTAA
- a CDS encoding 4Fe-4S dicluster domain-containing protein: protein MAVIINDTCINCGACIDECPVEAIVDEDDNPQDEEIYYVYGDKCVECVGHHDEPACATACPTEGCITWDAIGESPAHREDITDEQRSNHENIVD from the coding sequence ATGGCAGTAATTATTAATGACACTTGTATCAATTGTGGTGCATGTATCGATGAATGTCCAGTAGAAGCAATCGTAGACGAGGATGATAATCCACAAGATGAAGAAATTTATTATGTTTATGGTGATAAATGTGTAGAATGTGTTGGTCATCACGATGAACCAGCTTGTGCTACTGCATGTCCTACTGAAGGCTGTATTACTTGGGATGCTATCGGCGAAAGTCCAGCGCATCGTGAAGATATTACAGATGAGCA